In Calothrix sp. PCC 7507, one DNA window encodes the following:
- a CDS encoding glycosyltransferase family 2 protein — protein sequence MEPSVSVIIPCYCCSDTISRSVDSIAKQTLIPAEVILVNDGSKDGTWEILQHLQDKYKKNWIKIINLTSNSGPSVARNVGWDLATQDYIAFLDADNAWHPEKISFQYGWMCANPLVLGSGHAPPISNSNKYPLDTELLNREFQACALTRSQILMYNPFETSSIMLKRNINYRFDSVQRYCEDYFLWMKICLDGQSFFLLDIQLTYVYKQPKSLSTNLLRMRIGDIHNFWKLWKSKKIKFNAMILLTSHSLFKFIVLLISPKLHAKFKYLLAYYYYRS from the coding sequence ATGGAACCATCAGTTAGTGTTATCATACCATGTTACTGTTGTTCTGATACTATTAGTAGATCTGTTGATTCTATAGCAAAACAAACTCTCATACCTGCTGAAGTTATACTAGTAAATGATGGGAGTAAAGATGGTACATGGGAAATTTTACAACACTTACAAGATAAATACAAAAAAAATTGGATAAAGATTATAAATTTAACTTCTAATTCTGGGCCTTCCGTTGCTCGTAATGTTGGTTGGGATTTAGCAACTCAGGACTATATTGCTTTTCTTGATGCTGATAATGCTTGGCATCCAGAGAAAATTTCATTCCAGTATGGATGGATGTGTGCTAATCCTCTAGTTTTAGGTTCTGGTCATGCACCACCCATATCGAATTCCAACAAATATCCCTTAGATACTGAATTATTAAACAGGGAATTTCAAGCCTGTGCCCTGACAAGAAGCCAAATATTAATGTATAACCCATTTGAAACTTCGTCAATTATGCTTAAAAGAAATATTAACTACAGATTTGACTCTGTACAGAGATACTGTGAAGATTACTTTTTATGGATGAAAATATGCCTTGATGGGCAGAGTTTTTTTTTATTAGATATACAATTAACTTATGTCTATAAACAACCAAAAAGTTTGAGTACTAATCTTTTAAGAATGAGAATTGGAGATATTCATAACTTTTGGAAGCTTTGGAAATCTAAAAAAATAAAATTTAATGCGATGATTTTACTGACATCTCACTCGTTATTCAAATTTATTGTTCTACTAATTTCTCCTAAACTTCATGCTAAATTTAAGTATCTTTTAGCATACTATTATTATCGAAGTTAG
- a CDS encoding glycosyltransferase produces MQEKIKITASLVLYENNYNMLRQAIMSTINTALKIHLYIVDNSPKPELETVFKDLDVSYYYNNGNNIGFGKAHNLAISQSGISDYHLVINPDIYFDSNVIIKLIDYLENHPDIGLIQPKIYFPNGDIQYLCKRYPTLFALFVRRFIPKKLHFLLKNYLDWYEMRDMGYENIENVIYLSGCFMLFRRKYLDEIGYFDENIFMYLEDADITLRMAKKYRTVFYPHVHIFHHWAKGSYKSLKLTLINIQSAIYFFNKHGWKLF; encoded by the coding sequence ATGCAAGAAAAAATTAAGATCACTGCCTCACTAGTCTTATATGAGAATAATTATAATATGCTTCGTCAAGCGATTATGTCTACCATAAACACAGCATTGAAAATACATTTATATATCGTTGATAATTCACCAAAACCAGAGTTAGAAACAGTATTCAAAGATTTAGATGTAAGCTACTATTATAACAATGGTAATAATATTGGTTTTGGTAAAGCGCACAACTTAGCTATTTCTCAATCTGGCATATCTGATTATCATCTTGTGATTAACCCGGATATATACTTTGATAGTAATGTGATAATCAAACTAATAGATTATTTAGAGAATCATCCGGATATCGGTTTAATCCAACCAAAAATCTACTTCCCTAATGGTGATATTCAATATCTTTGTAAGCGTTATCCAACATTGTTTGCTTTATTTGTTAGGCGTTTTATTCCTAAAAAATTACACTTCCTTTTAAAGAACTATCTTGATTGGTATGAAATGCGAGATATGGGTTATGAGAACATAGAAAATGTTATATACCTGTCTGGATGCTTTATGCTTTTTCGTAGAAAGTATTTAGATGAAATTGGCTACTTTGATGAAAATATATTTATGTATCTTGAAGATGCAGATATAACTTTGAGAATGGCTAAAAAATATAGAACTGTATTTTATCCTCATGTACATATTTTTCATCATTGGGCTAAAGGCTCATATAAGTCTCTTAAACTGACTTTAATTAATATTCAATCAGCAATTTATTTTTTCAATAAACATGGATGGAAATTATTTTAA
- a CDS encoding O-antigen polymerase, giving the protein MWRKIVSPEVLFLLGTLQALSPYIIWFIQGPNESYNYEITYLPLVIWSTGYFFFWLGTRIFKPKLDYISPDIVKISFTTLNRIILILSTLIIIQIIGIVGTYGFLPIFEFFSGNININDVNNNAVETGFGQLGVFVVSLFFLNGLLLSLVIKSVELNVKLYFFFVVNLLIAAFGTLITGKRQGLFILIFYLFSGLSIRFNSPLKTFINIFGFRISKQLQTLLYFLIPVILIYFMGFMASLRIGSGYQISGTDETINYLQWPLINLEAQCEQAGLGPYKFNPVYTFVGLLPYRLYETYVMNNDLPILPEQSSPVGFYGGLHWGLGIVGVIIFSFIFGMISKYFYSKSFSSLSHLLVYSQITWTLITSHTYNHFLTLVFLPLPALCFLIFGFLCNSKAANKKIVNTV; this is encoded by the coding sequence ATGTGGCGCAAAATTGTCAGTCCTGAAGTTCTATTTCTACTAGGTACTCTTCAAGCTCTTTCTCCTTACATTATTTGGTTTATTCAAGGACCAAATGAAAGCTATAACTATGAGATAACTTATCTACCTTTAGTTATATGGTCTACCGGATATTTCTTCTTTTGGCTAGGCACTAGAATTTTTAAACCTAAGCTGGATTATATATCTCCAGATATAGTAAAAATTAGTTTTACTACTTTAAATAGAATAATTTTAATACTTTCAACTTTAATAATTATTCAGATAATTGGTATTGTTGGAACCTATGGTTTTTTACCAATTTTTGAGTTTTTCTCAGGGAATATTAATATAAATGATGTTAACAACAACGCTGTAGAAACTGGGTTTGGTCAGTTAGGTGTTTTCGTTGTATCCTTATTTTTTTTAAATGGATTACTACTATCTTTAGTTATAAAATCAGTAGAGTTAAATGTAAAACTATATTTCTTCTTTGTAGTTAATTTGTTGATTGCTGCTTTTGGAACTTTGATAACTGGAAAGCGGCAGGGATTATTTATTTTAATATTTTATTTATTTTCTGGACTCTCAATCCGCTTTAATAGCCCATTAAAAACTTTTATAAATATATTTGGTTTCCGCATCAGTAAGCAATTACAAACTTTACTATATTTTCTCATACCAGTAATATTGATTTATTTTATGGGTTTTATGGCTTCCCTAAGAATTGGTTCAGGATACCAAATATCTGGAACTGATGAAACTATAAATTATCTACAATGGCCCCTCATCAATCTCGAAGCGCAGTGCGAACAAGCTGGATTAGGACCATATAAATTTAACCCCGTATACACTTTCGTTGGGTTGCTACCTTATAGGCTGTATGAAACCTACGTCATGAATAATGATTTACCTATTCTGCCTGAGCAGAGTTCACCAGTGGGATTTTATGGAGGTTTGCATTGGGGATTAGGAATTGTCGGAGTAATTATATTCTCTTTTATTTTTGGAATGATATCTAAATATTTTTATAGCAAATCATTTTCTAGCCTTTCTCATCTGTTAGTCTATTCTCAAATCACATGGACTCTTATTACTTCCCATACTTATAACCACTTTCTTACTCTTGTTTTTTTACCATTACCTGCATTATGCTTTTTGATTTTTGGATTTTTATGTAATAGTAAAGCTGCCAATAAAAAAATAGTTAATACTGTTTAA
- a CDS encoding glycosyltransferase, with protein MKVLCVFGKYQYGDPARGINTEYAAFVPALKKLGHEVIHFESWDMSSYSSYAELNQALLQTVERVQPHVILTVQLYYEIWWETLKIIQARRDVATISWTTDDSWKYKEVSRFIGTAYHAMTTTYPEVIAKYYSDGISNVLLTQWAASSETFNQPLSFTCCRYKVSFVGRAFGNRMKQIAELRNYGIEVDCFGHGWASGQISTEEVPRIMRESVISLNFANSIGENQIKARTFEVPGAGGFLVTEYTPGLEKHYTLGKEIEVFHNIPELVKKIKYFLEHPQERDAVAWAGFERTISEHTYEMRMEEVLNFAIASKEEYLITNVTISESKSIEDACQLHKLTLWLKFLRSILLWFCIRIWGHKRGRRAARRITYEASWRIFGYKTFTASGCPGRMFPGY; from the coding sequence ATGAAAGTATTATGTGTTTTTGGGAAATATCAATACGGTGATCCTGCCCGTGGAATTAACACTGAATACGCAGCGTTTGTACCAGCATTAAAAAAGTTAGGACACGAAGTTATCCACTTTGAATCATGGGATATGTCTTCATATAGCAGTTATGCTGAATTGAATCAAGCTCTTCTACAAACAGTTGAGCGAGTACAACCTCATGTCATACTTACAGTTCAACTGTATTATGAAATTTGGTGGGAAACTCTAAAAATAATTCAAGCACGGAGAGATGTGGCAACTATTTCTTGGACAACTGATGACTCTTGGAAGTACAAGGAAGTATCTCGATTTATTGGAACTGCATATCATGCTATGACTACAACCTATCCAGAAGTTATTGCAAAGTATTATAGTGATGGTATTTCAAATGTGTTGCTCACTCAGTGGGCTGCCAGTTCTGAAACTTTTAACCAACCATTATCTTTCACATGTTGCCGCTATAAAGTTTCGTTTGTGGGTAGAGCATTTGGTAATCGTATGAAACAAATTGCAGAATTAAGAAATTATGGTATTGAGGTTGACTGCTTTGGTCACGGATGGGCATCTGGACAAATCTCAACAGAAGAAGTACCACGTATTATGAGGGAGTCAGTAATAAGCCTAAATTTTGCTAATTCTATAGGAGAAAATCAAATCAAGGCAAGGACTTTTGAAGTGCCTGGTGCAGGTGGTTTTTTAGTAACGGAGTATACGCCAGGGCTAGAAAAGCATTACACTCTTGGAAAAGAAATAGAGGTTTTTCACAACATACCTGAACTAGTCAAGAAAATTAAATACTTCTTAGAACATCCACAAGAGCGTGATGCAGTTGCTTGGGCTGGTTTTGAAAGAACTATAAGTGAACACACTTATGAAATGCGTATGGAAGAGGTCTTGAATTTTGCAATTGCTTCTAAAGAAGAGTATCTAATCACTAATGTAACTATATCCGAAAGCAAATCAATTGAAGATGCTTGTCAATTACATAAACTAACTTTATGGTTAAAATTTTTGCGTTCTATATTATTGTGGTTCTGTATACGAATTTGGGGACATAAACGGGGAAGGAGAGCCGCTAGAAGAATTACCTATGAAGCCAGTTGGAGAATTTTTGGATATAAAACATTTACTGCTTCGGGTTGCCCTGGTAGGATGTTTCCAGGATATTGA